In the genome of Rhopalosiphum padi isolate XX-2018 chromosome 1, ASM2088224v1, whole genome shotgun sequence, the window ccaaaaaaaaaaaaaaaaaaataacaaataattattatgtttgaacaTATTATCCTATTCTGGAGCccatataatattcttactgttgtttgttattgtaatataattaaatattaaattatgttcaaaTTTAGTGATCAGTCTAGAACATATATCATGGATGATTGGACTGTGGGTGCTTTTTCAGACAGTCTCGAAGAAAAAGTTAAGAATCTTACCCTATACCGTATTCCTGAGTTTCCAAAAGATACATTCATAAAACCTAGGAAACGAGCCGAATATTGGCCACCACACATGGTGCCTAGTAATCAATTGCAAAAAGTCCAAGAATCgactaatgaaaataataattcaataacatcTTCTATCCAAAATAATAAGAGTTCTGCAGTAAGCAATGCTGTGGTGATAAGCACTGGAGTTTCCAATAATGTCAATTCAACTGAAACCAAAAACAAACTCAATCACTCAATGAATACATCCAGCAATGAGGCCATCAGTGATTTTATTTTGGTAGAattggtaatttaattaatgactAACTTtactttagtattttttttttttttttttttcattaacattgggaaattaaaaaatgtaattgatgtTTACTGGTGtttgttatttgattttaatattttagtcgaataatttattttttgttacctatatttgtatgctaatatttaattaataattttagggtCAGACTGTGAAACCTCAATCACCTGAAGATTTTTGTCGGAGACGTAGTTGTGACAACAATCCATTACAATTTAAGCCTGCTGCATTTTCCGATTCAAATCCAAATATTGAATTGGCACTCTTCTATCAAAAATTTCTTGGTGCTCCATCATTAAAAGTTCGTCCTGATCATTTGAATGTCTACAACCACCTGTCCGAAATTGTTgaacaaattaaatgttttgatgAACGTATGGAAGAATTTGACAGGGTAGTATTAGATTTATGCCACAAAGATGATGacagtgaataaaataattgaaaaacatacCCTCCGTAATGTTTGTAACAAGACTGACTGTCAAAACGAGTAAGAAGCTCAAAATGAATATGTActttatatgcatatacatatatatttatatataatgtatatatgtactatttttttaaaaatattttataaaaaataaaaccaagttatagcaaagttataaataattccaaaacattactgttttgtttattttctaagCAAATGACTGATCAAtgattgatgaattaataaattatttattatcctcGCGTAGGGTGTGGTGGTCACTAAAAATCACTTAGGCCTCAAAGTTCCTCCTTtttgttaaacataaaaataataataaaattttgcatttatgtttaatgaggtttagttttaattttaatttattttgtttgtttatttcataatgttaccttaaataataataataatttaacttttttgtcttttttgtctttctttttttttttttttgttaataggcaacttttatacattttataacaaacagtactcaataatattaatatttgtttctcataaaatttaatttggtttttattttattctaatcaaTACAGGGtcaagattaaaaattaattatttactacttATATGTATTCAATTGTCATATTTCTTATCTAAGCCATTTAGCCTAATTATCAAATGTAATACTTCAATAGTAAAAAcatctaaattattaaacaacagAATACTTAACTTATAGACCATAAACTACGTGATATACTGGGTAATTGTTTTATCGAAcagaattcattatttaaaaaatatatattaatgtttttgaaaatatttatttttgcttaatttctagttgaaataaacaattttttctaattttttactttttcaaatgacaacatatatttttaatttcatattctgaagcaaAATATTACCTCAAAGTATTtccatttattaaaatcaaaaatttgaatGAATAGTTGATgagttattgaatttataaatttttaaagttttggtgAGCGGAATAGTAGACCAACATTGTGGGGTCTTTGTACCATGATTTTTGCATCGagaaatactcagaaaaatattctgcttcaaaatataaaataaaaagtatatgttgtgattcaaaaaatgaaaagaataatattgttttaattcgacttaaaattaaataaaaaagtatttccaaaaatgttcatagattttgaaataattaatgtttgataaaagaataaccttgtatatttatattagttgccTGTTTCTTATTGTTTTCATTACTTTTAgtctctttttttatttaattttttttttatgttttatttaaaattatagtcaaTTGTTACTGAATATTGTTAACCAATAACACATTATGGATGTTTACATTTATGTGTGTCTATAGACTACGGATTTTTAATCAATGCTTTagacaaatatttacaaaatgtaacttttatcaaacatttttatctttgattcggttattttttttttaatcacagtataccagatttttaaaataatcattgatttgttacaaaattatactaaatttttgttttttataaaattaaaatgttatacaaattgCAGTTAAAGTGTTAAACATATTCTGAATTTATGTTTCACATGTTAAGATTATAGCTACCACAATGATTTGGtagtatgtaataaataaacgaaacaacattaatattttatgtataattttgtctTTTCCTTATTTCTTTCGTCCTTGTTGATTTCAATATGATTATACttgataaactaatatattttttagctcTTATCATTCTtgtctttaaaatgtttattatttctaccatacaattatcatattttatcataaaaaatatgcttAGTTATTATTGAGGTTTATCCATATACTAAATGTCCACTAAGTAGATGTACATTGCACGAAAATATAATGGTTCAATTAATAGTGAATTTCTATTAGTGTGgagaataaattgttttttaatttgtatgtcttAGAAACAGTAGGATctcacttatatttaaaaaataaatatatttttacaaaaaatatgttaataatggtaacaaaataatttatattaagaactaattacacaaaaattaaattaaaaatactttagtaacaatattatacatcatatagaaatttctttaaataatagaCTTCATAGATACTAAtacattctaatatattttatacattgatttGTTGCACATGCAAAGATAATAACAATCCATACttcaaagtataatttatttatactgtatacTTAACAGTAGTCTTCAACCTTTTTGCACTTGTGGCCCACTTTTTTAGGCCTACATTTTTACATGACCAACGTTATCTttgtagaaaaacaaaaaaaagctaaaaattGCTTAATGCTTTGTACATATACTGTGAtttaatatccattatattattataatattttaatatagaatataaattatataaacttaatttttattttaaaagaagatTTATCACGACTCAATTTTAAAGGTCATACGACCCACTGGTTGAAAACTACTGCTGTACAGGATAGTTTTTCATATCAGTATTTAAGTAGTTAACTGAAAAGAAATGGGAATGAttctataagtattttaatttcaggTTACATCATTGGAAACAGTACATGTACATGGTAGCTATTAATCAACTATCCTTTCTTCAATACAtatgaagaagaaaaaaaaattcccttTAATTTAAGCCTTAAATCTGTGGTAGTGAGCATTCGGTAATctcaaattaattgtatacttaCTGATTCATTTAGGGCCATAGTTTTGACAtgttgtacattattatgtgcGTAGCAGTGGCGTAACTAGAACAAAATTTCGGGAGGGGTTACAATATAaagggtgattattttatcatgaaacactcattatttcaaaatgtattcatgtttttgaaaacatttttttacatagtttcaagttgttaaaaagaccaagtttatattaaaaaattatattttttatccttttttcttttttaagttttttacttttttgaatgataacatagttttaatttcatattctaaagcagaatatttttatacataaaaatcgagtTCATGGCGAGTAGTTAAtgagttataactgttataagtatttaaagttttgatgcgcTGGCCGCTGAGTGaagtggtacggggttacccgcaaaatgtttgtccactactccgctgtctaaactttaaatacttataactcataaactactcgccctaaattcgattattatgtatcaaaatactcagaaaaatattctgctttggaatatgaaattgaCAAGTTGACTGCCTTGTAAATTTCACTGATCTTTCCACGAACGCCTTGAGTATCATACATGCACTCAGTAGTTTTTCAAACCCGGGCTGAGTATCATATATGATactcagtttttttttagaaattctgGCTTAGGAAATTCCttagattgtaaataaataaataatattgaaaaatgtagaGTATCATATATGATACTCAAGGCAGTCAACTtgttaaaactatgttgtcattcaaaaaagtaaaaaacttaaaaaatataactttttaataaaaacgtttattttttaacaacttgaaactatgtaaaaaaatgttttcaaaaacatggaataatgagtgtttcgtgataaaagaatcaccctgtatatactatatatacataagataaGTACATAGGTTATTATATTAGGCCTCGAAGTAATTTCGGGTGCGGTTACAACCccttaccccccccccccggtTGCGATACTGGTGCGTAGTAAGTGatcattaatatgtataattcaaagttagacatattattcatattttttttaactagtatAGTAAGTAACTAGTAAAATaactttaacataaaaattaagttgGAATATAAGTCAGTTCCTAAATGTTACCTTAGTTAAAACTTTAGaagttagtttattttttatagtttagtgtataaattaaaaaatccatttgtttaaatgtaaattaggtCTATCttagttaggtattatatttactttaaatagaTAGAGACAACACAACGGGTAcctataacgtcctcttaagtcTTAAGTATAAATTGTAGTCTAATAGTGTTAACACTGTTAACTATCCTAATTACCTGATCAAATTTCTGAAAATTAATTGAAACTCGTCATAAAGATCACTAGCAATGTTGTTGactttattagattttaaattaatttttcaaatttaaataaatttaaaatgaaatgttgaaagatttaaactttaaattaaaaaaaattaagttgccAAGTCGTTTTTAAGTAAACTTCATCAcaaatgcaaatattttattactggaAAATATACAGGCCCGTAGCCAGAACAAATTTTCAGGTGGGGCAAAGCAAATTTTTGGGGAGGGGCATTACATATAAaagcaatatcaaaaaaaatatttgtatacgtgcctggccgggatatacattattatgaaaaagttataataattataattcataataattgattataagtaCAGCTTAGATAGGCAACTAAACGTAcggataaagtatttattatttaccatacgAACTGCTAACTAATACCATCGTATGGTCTTGGtaccaaaacaaaaaaagaaaagattttTCGTTACCTACTCCGTAACTCGTAAACTCAATATCGGTAGTTCTTAGTTCATAAAACTCAGAtgcaaaaatcgatttttaaaacCGTCTTCTGCAAATACATCGATATTTATACAAGGACTAAGCCAGCGTGGTCTATGCAGTGCGTAACTTATCTGATGAATGATGATACATGGCTCATGAGGTCCTAGCTCCTAGTACCAAAGTtactagattattattatacgtttcatCTTCTCAAATACTATAAGCCATAAGGTCGTTAAAACAGCAATccaatatcaatatatcatatctgcttagttttttttttaagtaaaatgttacaatttgagatttgtaaaaaaatatcattaaacattatagaacattttcaattaatcattatatattatgcaactgtaactattttaaattttatttgttaggtatctaaatacattttaaatcatttattcaatagataacaaaaaacaattaatgttaaatgtaaactaaaagtttatagttttgatggattataatattttttcaaaaataaaaatggcaaATAGCCAACTCCATCTTTGCTCCATCTTAAATCTAAAtggtgtatttactatttacaatacCATTATTGGCATTATTAGATCCTTCTGAACTTCTGGTTCTATAGAATAAACATCTAGGGACTGGCTAAACCGTTAAACCTtccgataattatttataattataattctatttataattactgGTGCTATCTAGTATGTGATTaaccaaaatgtataaaaagatttaataatttaaactacctATAACCAAACTtgctaaatttaattataaacaattttgaacaAAACTTAATTCAAATGCTAACCCCCTATTTTAtactatgtttttaattttattttttatgagccTCTTTAcagacttataattaataaaaatataataataagtgaaaTATAAGTTCATGTAACTAATTGATTTTTTGTCCTATTACATGATCCATGCTATGTTGTAGTAAATGATTTGTTATCTCAATGACTAATTCTGCAAATTGTTGTacagattgtttttatttagatattgtaTAACAGCAGACCCTTACTGAGTAAAGCATAATGAGATTGGCAAaggtattctaaataataaaatatcacaaaacaaatttattaatcaaaattgaaaatagtatacaagtttatttaattacagtACAGCTTCAAATAAATGGACAAATAAATACCAAGAGGTagcaaataatcaaatatataaaaaatacaaaactttaaaataattcttatttcttagttataatatgatatacattattttgtattatttatataattgtatataaattttaagataatatacaataaattaaattttacataatatattaattacaaactagttgaaataacatttttacaatatttagattTGAGATCAATTTCAAAACCTACCTTCCaaaaattgtaacaatatattttctttacacTTGATATTTGCTATACCAGATTCACTATATGGAATATCCCATGCAGATAAATTGGCATGAAATATTTCCATTGATCTCCGAACGTATTCTAATGCTTTATGAATTAAATTCCTATAAATAATGATactgtagtaaaaataattcacatcTAATAACtgcattaatttttgtataaaagttaaaaaatagatgtaaataatatatattactatagctatggtattaacttaaaaatataaataattatagtcattGATTTATTTGtctaatagttaatacataaggaactatattttgtaaatgaataataagaatcataaataaatgcattttaataattaacaacattCATTGTAATGGGATaatgaatgaaaatataaaaatataatattaatgagtcataattaatgtaattaatataaatgaaaatattaacacattatattaattaccggTTCTTTCTCATGTCTAGGTTGTTAACCATGATATCTGACATTTTATCCAATTCGTAAGCAACTTCTAAACTATTTTTGCCAAAGCGATCTTCTATTGCATTAAAACTTCTATCcaaatacatataacaattcTCGAAGTCTCCTTAAATTacaaaatccaaaaattaataaaaaggaaaaatttaattaggaaatagtaaaataaaatgaaaaagaaatatacatacaaaaaaataaattatctttaaacaaaatagaattattgatgtataatgttaattgttatatttataaacaaatacattttaaatagatgGTTGAAAAGCAatgaatatgtatatgtatatttatttagtaatgactaatgaacatacattttaataatcatgattttttttatataatagtatataattatcttaCCAGCTAAAGCAAAACATTTTGCTAAACTATCTTCACATTTAGTaatatttgggtttttttgatttaaaacaagAGTATAAAGTCTTAAGCTTTCAGAAATAACATTTAttgcttttaaaaaattactttccTCTAGTTGTTTcattcctaaaaaaaatataaaatgtaaaggtTGACAAAGAATCAGATAGGTCAGTGGCTTCATTTATAGGATGCAAGGGTGTACAAATGCATCCcatgaacaaaattattgttatttgttttatactataatttctataaaatgatCTACATTTACACAAAAAGtgtgttgaaaaaaattcatgggATGACTCGACCATGCGAGTGACTGGTATTACTTTAGATTTTCAATATTGGCTTTGCGTCCCAtgaaaaaatgtgaaatgaCGCCCCTGAGATAAGTGGTatgtaaaacttttaaaatattaaatatataaaaacaattatatttataaacataaactattttgatttttaagtttttactgttttttattattcaaaatgtactgTTCAttcaaaaacatacattttatagataatttttaaatgttattctatttttgaatgaaaacttactattatataataaatggtatatatttattattacaatattttataattcaagatatactaatatgaatgtatatctaatttaaagttgtacttaattaaatataatactgttttaaattagaaataattttagtgGGGATATTTAGAGTGTGCActgtatttattcataatttatacaacatttgtgagtattattaatgattaaataccactcatttattacttattagttattacattaatttaaatttgatctcTAGTGGTGCATAGAGTTAGGAGGTGGGAACTAAATATTTACTTGTTTCCTGTCTTCATGTGCCACTAgcgagttaaattaaaattaaaatgaatgatAAATGATTGCATAAGCATTGCCATTGTGTATCTAGTGTTatttactctatagtctatggtattatttaactatactcaaattcaaaaaattaattgaataatataatgaatattaaaatttataggtaaataaactgtaaaaactaaataactaattaattagtaatttatattaatttttagttgttatttttacCTTTGTTATAAGTTTTGTCGGCTTTAAGTAATCGTCTCTTAAAATCTAATGTTCTAAATTGTTTAAGGCATAAATCACAATAAACAGTGTCATTCTCATCTAAATCTGATAAAGTTGCTGAAATTTCATTGTTACATGATAAACATACAAGTCCCTcgactattttaaaaaacatatcatcTTTTTGTGGATCCATGCAAATACAACATTTACAGTCAAAATGATATTGTTCTTTCAAAGAAACCTGTCTATCAACTAATCGCATGCGTCGAAAGTTAGGtcctaaaattttgaaaattatgaacaacaatattattattatagttaagtattattgtatattcacCATAGCAATTAGTAATTTCTTCTCCTTTGTTTATATCTCGTGAAGCTTTAATAACTACATACTTCAGTATATTACTGAAAAGTTTattccaatttaaaaattattgaataaaaagttTAGTCAATAAGTTTaccttgaaaatatatttgggTCGCATGAATGATTTAATAAGCTTGAAGTAGGAAATATAGCTGTTCCAATACGTGGTTGTGATTCATCAATAATTGAAGTAAAAGATCCTGATTCATAATCTGACATCATATGTGTTGAAATAGCATTTCCATTACAGACTAATCTTGTCATATGATGTAGTAATTCATTGCCCACAGAACTTATCATAACATTTGGCTGTTTTTCAAAGAAATCGGTTTTCTTTTGCAAGTATATAAGCAGAAGAGTGGCAGTCTAAAATaaccaaattataaatgttacatttctgttcttataaaacattgatttAACTTAGTTTTAGtggactaattaaaaaaaaattaatattttcaataattattatttcttttaagttataatattatagctatcagaatcataaataattttattaacctaccatattattaataatgaaaatatattaaaattttgtaaaatagaaaaattaccaGACTGTATTGATACAATTCTACTGATTTGAAATCATCAATATGtgttaatagattataaatttgttCATTATTGCGGTTTCCTAGAGAAGTTTCTAATGTTAAACGTAATGCAAGATGGGCAATgccaatacatttaaaaattgatgtTCCCTGTTTACATTCCCAATGATGATATGAGTTTTTTGCTTCTTGAAGACACTTGTTATCACAAAACAAAATAGTGCAACAATTATcacatctaaaaaataaatgtatttacttcatataataatcttattgtaaaaatcaataatatattagaaagtTAATATCACTTAcggtatagaataatattttaatggcgcacaacaattataacaaaatgaattataatattctggTAGTAAAACAAATGCAAAtggattttcaaatattaatagttcCCCATATTCTATTTTCGTTGAAGCAACAAAATGTCTTCCTTTAGCTTCTGTATAACTAAAACAACATTTAGACAtcagtaaataaatacatttataatattaaataacaattctcaatcaacatttaaatttacttgtAACTTGTAAGCCACGGTAAAAAAGATTATTACATTATGCtgttatagtaaattttaataaccttt includes:
- the LOC132931940 gene encoding SET and MYND domain-containing protein 4-like isoform X2, giving the protein MPVNTFIRWENLMDILTHYGMNNSFMETFKHTANNEKINLCMQNEFIRSCLEKWLDDSKFNESLKNSTKSKETRLAANEEFKMNRLDLCCKLYTKAAQFAPYKSIELALAFSNRSAMYLRLNKYQECLKDIDNSLNILENSVINEKEVNKGQLIIKLLKRKIECLMALKQYESAKTNWENIIELSKNIYKIPLEDQFIKKCKILLDYDKNDSNNVNIVENVNEMLTEDLIKKTLDKNEITLPFKSSKLQLRYTEAKGRHFVASTKIEYGELLIFENPFAFVLLPEYYNSFCYNCCAPLKYYSIPCDNCCTILFCDNKCLQEAKNSYHHWECKQGTSIFKCIGIAHLALRLTLETSLGNRNNEQIYNLLTHIDDFKSVELYQYSLTATLLLIYLQKKTDFFEKQPNVMISSVGNELLHHMTRLVCNGNAISTHMMSDYESGSFTSIIDESQPRIGTAIFPTSSLLNHSCDPNIFSSNILKYVVIKASRDINKGEEITNCYGPNFRRMRLVDRQVSLKEQYHFDCKCCICMDPQKDDMFFKIVEGLVCLSCNNEISATLSDLDENDTVYCDLCLKQFRTLDFKRRLLKADKTYNKGDFENCYMYLDRSFNAIEDRFGKNSLEVAYELDKMSDIMVNNLDMRKNRNLIHKALEYVRRSMEIFHANLSAWDIPYSESGIANIKCKENILLQFLEGRF
- the LOC132931940 gene encoding SET and MYND domain-containing protein 4-like isoform X1, with the protein product MPVNTFIRWENLMDILTHYGMNNSFMETFKHTANNEKINLCMQNEFIRSCLEKWLDDSKFNESLKNSTKSKETRLAANEEFKMNRLDLCCKLYTKAAQFAPYKSIELALAFSNRSAMYLRLNKYQECLKDIDNSLNILENSVINEKEVNKGQLIIKLLKRKIECLMALKQYESAKTNWENIIELSKNIYKIPLEDQFIKKCKILLDYDKNDSNNVNIVENVNEMLTEDLIKKTLDKNEITLPFKSSKLQLRYTEAKGRHFVASTKIEYGELLIFENPFAFVLLPEYYNSFCYNCCAPLKYYSIPCDNCCTILFCDNKCLQEAKNSYHHWECKQGTSIFKCIGIAHLALRLTLETSLGNRNNEQIYNLLTHIDDFKSVELYQYSLTATLLLIYLQKKTDFFEKQPNVMISSVGNELLHHMTRLVCNGNAISTHMMSDYESGSFTSIIDESQPRIGTAIFPTSSLLNHSCDPNIFSSNILKYVVIKASRDINKGEEITNCYGPNFRRMRLVDRQVSLKEQYHFDCKCCICMDPQKDDMFFKIVEGLVCLSCNNEISATLSDLDENDTVYCDLCLKQFRTLDFKRRLLKADKTYNKGMKQLEESNFLKAINVISESLRLYTLVLNQKNPNITKCEDSLAKCFALAGDFENCYMYLDRSFNAIEDRFGKNSLEVAYELDKMSDIMVNNLDMRKNRNLIHKALEYVRRSMEIFHANLSAWDIPYSESGIANIKCKENILLQFLEGRF